The sequence CGGGGGTGGGGACGGCGGTGGAGCGCTCGTGCCGGTGGTGGGAGTACGTGGCGCTGCTGGCCGTGTCGGGGCTGGCGACGATGACGGGCTCGCTCTGGTGGTCTCCGGCGGTGAGCGTGGGCGCGTCAGGGTGGGTGTTTGGCTGTGTGGGTGCGCTGCTGGTGCTGGGGCGGCGCGCCCGGAGCGGCCCGGGGGCGCGCTTCCGGTGGTTCTCCGGGGAGAACGCGCTGCCCACCGTGCTCGTCTTCCTGTGGCTCGGGTGGACGAGCGTGGGCGTGGACAACGCGGGGCACCTGGGCGGGCTGCTGTCCGGGGTGCTCGTGGGTGTCCTCCTGCGCTCGCGGGCGTGGGGGGCCGGGCTTCCGCGAGCGGTGGCGCTGGTGGGGTTCGCGGGGCTGGGCGCGGCGGTGGTGGTGGCGGAGCGGTCGGCGTGGCGGGTGGAGCGGGATGACGGCTTCGGGGTGGCGGTGTCGCTGCCGGAGGGGTGGCGCCGCGAGGAGGATGGCCAGGGGCGGCGGGCCTTCTCCAACGGGCTGACGGGCCTGGGGCGGGCCACGCTCACGGCGGAGGCCATCGAGGCGGGTGAGCCGGGGGACGGCTCCGCGCAGGCCCGGCACTTCCTGGATGAGTCGCTGGTGCCCGGCAGGGCAGGGCCCGAGGGGCGCACGGTGTCGGTGGGCGCCGTGGAGCCCGCGTCGCTGGGCGGCCGGCCCGCGCAGCGGATCCGCGCGGAGCTGGAAGGGGCGGGCAGGCGGACGCACCTGGTGGCGTGGTTCGTGCCACGCGGAGAGTGGGTGTACCGGCTCGTCTTCACCTGGCCGCAGGCCTACCCGGCCTATGCGCGCGTGGTGGAGCGGATGACGGCGGACGTCCGCTTCGACGAGCCCGCGAGCCTGCGGGTCGCCCGCGCCCGGGCGCTGCTGGTGCCGGGCGTCGCGGGGCCGCTGCGGGAGCTGGGGCATTCGCTGCGGCGGTGGGGGCTGCCGGCGGATGCCGTGGAGCCCCTGGCGTCGGCGGTGCGGCTGGCGCCGACGCAGGTGGACACCCGCGTGGAGCTGGCCCGCGCGTACTTCGAGTCCGGGCAGGTGGAGGAGGGCTGCCACGCGGCGGCGGAGGCGCGGGTGTACGGGCCGTCCGACACGGGCGCGCTGGAGGCAGGCGTGCGCTGCGCGCTGGCGCGAGGGGACACCGCCGGGGCCCTGCTGCGCCTGGAGGAGGCCCGCCGCGTGGATCCGCGGGATGCGAGGCTGCGCGCGGCCGAGGGCGCCTTGAAGGCCGCGCTCGAACCGCACGGGCCTTAGCCGGAGGTCGCCGCTTCAGCGCTCTCCGAACGGGCGCACCGCGAGCCCCACGCCCAGCATCGCTTCGTCGCGCCGGAAGAGCCCCGCGTCGTTCTTCACCCCCGTGGCCGTGAGCCGCGCGAACACCGGCGCGTCGTTGACCGCGAGGAGCACGTGCTCCAGCGCGACCTCTCCGCGCGCCCGGAAGTGCGCGCCCCCCTCGAACTCGAAGCTCCAGCCCGCCACCCCCGTCGCGCGCAACGCCCACCGCCCGTCCCGCGTCTCCCAGCCCGCGTCGAGCAGCAGGGACGTGAAGGGGGACACCTCATGCCGGGTCCCGTCCGGCGCGTGGCGCAGGGCATGGCTCGCGGCGGGGCCCACGGCCAGCCAGCCCCACTCGGCATTCGTGCGGAGCGGATCCAACAGCAGCCCCACGCGGCCCGTCTCCAACGTCCAGCCCGCACCCTCCCAGGTGCGCCGCTCCAGGTGCGCCGCGCGCGCGGCGAGCGCCACGTCGAACGGGAAGGGGATGCGCCGGGGCCGCCCGATGGAGACGAGGATGGAGCCCTCCTCCACGTGCCTGCGCAGCAGGCCCTCGTAGGCGGTGAAGGTCAGCCCCCGCTTCTCGCCGCCCCAGGCCTCCGTCATGAGCAGCCGGTGCGAGTCGAACCACAGCGAGTCCGCCTTGCTGCCGCTCGAGCGGTCCGCGCGCACCAGGAACCCCGTCCGCACGGCGAGGCTCTGCGCGTCGTCCTGCACGCGCAGCGCGGTGCCCAGCACCCAGCCGGTGCCGGGGTCGAAGCAGGTGGGGAACGTCTCCCCGGCGGCCGTCCGGCCCTCACACGACAGGCCGGGCACGCTGCCCAGGAGCAATGCCAGCGCGAGCGCCACCATGCCGGCCTAGCCCTTCCCGGGGGACGACGTCGGCGCGGACCTTCTCGCCGGAGCCCACAGCGAGAAGCGCAGCCCCGCCTGCGCGGACCACTCCCAGCCCGCGGGTGCGTTCGCCACGTCGTCGCGCCACGTCCCGCGTCCGTCCAGCGTCAGGCTCACGGGCTGGTCGTTGATGGCCAGCAGGATGACCTCGTAGCCCGCGCGCAGCCGCAGCCGCTCCGGGCGCAGGGGCCGGCCCTCCACTTGTTCGCCGAGCAGCACCTTCTGGGCCTCCGCGCCGAAGCGCACGTGGTGGAAGCCGTCCCGGTCCAGCGTGAGGTCCCCCTCCAGCGCCGCCGAGGGAACGAGCGTGAAGAAGCCGTTCGTCCGGTCGCGCTCCACGGCGGGACCGGCCCGCACGCGCACGTAGGACACCAGGTCGCTCGAGTGCCACAGGTCCAGCGTCACGTGGGTCGCGGCCAGGGAGAGGAAGTCCGCGTGCACGTCCTCGCGGCGCACCTGCTCTCCGTGGAGCACCTCCATCCAGAAGCCCAGGTTGGCGTAGACGTCGAAGCGCCGGGGACGGCCGTAGAAGGTCGTCACCCGGAAGAGCGGCGCGTCGTTCTGGCTGCGGAAGTCGTAGCGCAGGAGCGTGGCCTCGTAGGACGCCGCGTCGCCCAGGTAGAACTCCGTGTCCAGGAGCGTCATCCGGTGCAGCCGGTCGGAGTCGCCGGGCCACTCCAGGTCCACGCCGAAGTCCACGCGCACGCGCTCGTCCATGCGGTCCGTTTCGCGCAGCCATCGCGGCGCCCACGCTCCACCCAGGTAGACGCGCCGGTGCAGGTCGAAGTTGTACTGCAGCACCCGTCCGCGCTCGTCGCGGTACCAGCCCGGCGGCGCCTCCGCGATGGCGGGCACCAGGCGGTACTCGCGCGCCTTCTCCGGGGGCATCACGCCCGACACGCACGGGTTCACCCGGTCCAGGGGCTGGTCGCTCTCATGTCCCTGCGAGTCCAGCACCTGGGCGGGCGACACCAGGCACTCCTTCTTCGCCTCGTCGCAGCGGACACGCCACTGCCCGGATGGCACGGCGGGCGTGGGCGGCAGGCGCAGGCACAGCGGATATCCGTTGGGAGATTGCTGGGGAGACTCCGCGCCAGGCACGGCCATCTGGAAGTCCCACGGCTCGGGTTCCACGGGCGGCTCCGGCTCCGCGGCCTGCGTCGACTCCACAGGAGCTTCGGGCTCCTTCACCTCCGGCACCTCCACCTGTCCGAGCAGGAGGGCACACCCCAGGGTCACCGCTGAGACCAGCATCACTGCTCCTCATGAGCGGCCTTCCGCGCACCGGCCACGCGGTCAGGCTTCGTGATGGGACGCCCTTACAAGGCCCGTGCCCCTTACGGGAGGACGGGCTTTCGCGGACATGGCCGTGCGGCTGTGCAAGCGTCTGCACAGCCCCTGTGCACGCGGAGGCGCACGCGGTGGCGCGAGAACGACGCACCTCCTTCCAGGTCGGTCGACCGGAGGGGAGGGTGGGGGTATAAGCGCCCCGGCCCCATGTGGTGCACGGTGGGCCCGTCCCGGACGACGAAGGAGCACGCGCGCGTGGCAAGCGACGGCGAAAAGAACTCGCAGGGGGAACCCACCTTCACCCAGGCCATCCTCGGTGAGGACACCCTGACGTCTTCATGGGGCAGGCGGTGGCTGGCCCTGTCCTTCAGCGCGCGTGTGGTCCTGGCGACCGCGGGCTTCGCGGCGCTGCTCTTCGTGCCCTACCTGGGCGCCGTGGGCCTGTGGGACCCCTGGGAGACGCACTACGGCGAAGTGGGCCGGGAGATGATCCAGCGCAGCGACTACGTCTATCCCTTCTGGGAGAACGCGTGGTTCTTCTCCAAGCCGCCGCTCACCATGTGGATGCAGGCGCTGGGGATGAACCTCGTCGGCGCGCTCAAGGGCGACGGCGCCATGGGCCTCTACACGGAGTGGGGCATGCGCATGCCCTTCGCCATCCTCAGCATCACCGCCGTGGCGCTGCTGTCGCTGGCGGTGGCGCGGGTGGTGAGCATGCGCGCGGGCCTGGCCACGGGCTTCGTGCTGGCCACCATGCCGCTGTACTTCCTGCTCACCCGGCAGACCGTCACGGACACGCCCTTCGTCACCACGTTCGTGTGCGCCATGGCGTGCGCGCTCATCGGGCAGTTGGATGACACCACGAAGCACCGCGCGGGCTGGTGGTACGCGTTCTACGTCTTCGCGGGCCTGGCCACGCTGGCCAAGGGCCTGCTGGGCGTGGGTCTGCCCGCGGTCATCCTGGTGCTGTACGCGGCCGCCGCCGTCATCCCGTGGAGCCGCGAGAGCCTGGAGGCGCACCTGCGCTGGCTCACCAGCGGCGAGGTCCGCGCCCAGGTGCGCGCGGGCACGCGGGCCATGCCGGTGCTGTGGGCGCAGATGTACCGGATGAAGCTGGGCACGGGCATCCTCGTGTTCGCGGCGGTGGCGGTGCCCTGGTACCTGACGCTGTGCCTCTTCGACGGCGTGGACGACGAGGGCAAGCTGTTCTGGTACCGCTTCTTCATCCACGACCACCTCAACCGCCTCACCGCGGGCGTGCACACCACCACGCCGGGCGGGTCGTTCACCTACTTCATCGAGCAGGGCGGCTTCGCCATCTTCCCGTGGGTGGCGCTCGTGCCCGGCGCGTTCGCGGTCGTGTCGCGCCTGAAGCTGCGCTCGCGGGACAAGGCGGACCACCTGGCGCTCATCGCCGTGCTGTGGGTGGCGTTCGCGTTCTACCTGCTGGCCTCCAGCGCGACGAAGTTCCACCACTACGTGTTCCCGGTGCTGCCGGGCCTGGCCATCCTCTGCGCGCTGTTCGTGGACCGGCTGTGGAAGGACGGCATCTCCGAGCACGCCGTGAGCCTCATCTTCGGCCTGGTGCTCTTCATCCTGGTGGGCAAGGACCTGGCGGAGAACCCCAAGGACTTCACCGACCTGTTCGTCTACAACTACGACCGGCCCTACCCGCAGGACCTGGTCAACCGGCCCATCGCGTTCTTCTCCTCGCGCCCGCTGTGGATGGGCGACCTGGTGACGCTGGTGCTGCTGGCCTTCGGCGTGTACCTGGCCTTCGACGCGTTCTCCTCCAAGGCGAAGCAGGAGCGTCCGGCCGCCGGGCGCGCCATCGCGCTGGGGCTGCTGCTCACCGGCGGGGCCACGCTGGCCGCGGTGGCCACGCAGGGGCAGGTGTCCGCGATGGGGCTGTGGGGCGTGGCGCTGCTGGCGCTCGCGGGCTTCCTCGTCTGGCAGGCGTCGCGGCCGGAGGAGGCGCCGGGGCGCACGGTGCTCCAGGCCGTGGGCTTCGGCCTGGCGCTGGTGGGCGTGGCGCTGGCGGTGCGCGGCTTCCGGGGCCCTCCCGCGTCGGACGCGATGTTCAAGGCCCTGTCCGGCACCATCAACGTGAAGGTGGGCATGGGTTTCGCGTTCGGCGTGGCCGGCGTGCTGGCGGTGGTGGCCGCGCTGCAGCGCTCGCGCGTGCTCCTGTTCAGCACGTTCTGGGGTCTGGCCGCGGCGTTCGCGCTCTGGTTCAACTGGGGCCACTGGGTGGACCTGTCCCACCACTGGACGCAGCGCGACCTGTTCTGGCGCTACTACAACCAGCGCCAGGCGGGAGAGCCCATCGCCGCGTACATGATGAACTGGCGCGGGGAGACGTTCTACTCGCGCAACACGGTGGAGCAGTTCCGCGCCAGCGACTCCGCCACGCGCATGCGCCAGTTCGCCGCGCGGCCCGGCCGCGAGTGGGCGCTGGTGGAGCACAACCGCGTGAACCTGCTGAGGAGCGCGGTGGGCGCCGACAAGACCGTCACCCTCGTGGACCGGGACATCAACAACAAGTTCGTGCTGGTGACCATCGAGTGAGGCTCCCCCTGTCCGCTGCTCGCGTGGAGTCCCCCGGCGAGGGAGGCCTGCGCGTGCGCGGGCTGGCGAAGCGCTTCGGTGAGCGCACCGCCGTGGAGGACCTCACCTTCGACGTGCGGCCCGGGGAGGTGTTCGGCCTGCTGGGGCCCAACGGCGCCGGCAAGACGACGACGGTGCGCATGCTGACGGGGCTGCTCAAGCCCTCCGGCGGCGACGCGGAGGTGTGGGGCCACTCCGTCACGCGCGACGGTGAGTCGCTGCGCAAGGTGGTGGGGCTGCTCACCGAACAGCCCGGGCTCTACGACCGGCTCACCGCTCGGGAGAACCTGCGCTTCTTCATGAAGCTGCATGAGCTGGACGAGTCCACCGCGTGGCCCCGGGCGAAGCACTACCTCGACCGCTTCGGGCTGGGCGGCCGCGAGGACGACCCGTGCGGCGGCTTCAGCAAGGGCATGCGCCAGAAGCTGGCCATCGTGCGCACGCTGGTGCACGACCCGCGCGTCATCTTCCTGGACGAGCCCACCAGCGGCCTGGACCCGGAGTCCGCGCGCACCGTGCGCGACGCGGTGGCGGAGCTGGCCTCCGAGGGGCGCACCATCGTCCTGTGCTCGCACAACCTGGCGGAGGTGGAGCGGCTGTGCGAGCGCGTGGCCGTGGTGCGCCGCCGCCTGCTGGCGCTGGGCCCGGTGCGCGAGCTGCGCCGCGCGGGACAGGCGCTGGACGTGCGCGTGGAGGGTGACGCGGAGGCCTTCCGGCCCGCGCTGGCGGCGCTGCCCTTCACGCCCAACGTGCTGGTGGAGGGCGGCCGCCTGCGGGTGATGGTGGCGGACGAGGCGCAGGCGCCGGACGTGGTGGCGTGCCTGGTGGGCGCGGGCGCGCGCGTGCACAGCGTGGTGCCCGCGCAGCGGCCGCTGGAAGAGGTGTACCTGGACCTGCTGCGGGAAGAGGAGACGTGAGCATGGCCTTCCGGCCTCGACGCGCGTTGGCGGTGTTCTGGAAGGACTCGCTGGACCTGCGCAAGAACGTGGGGCTGCTCCTGTCCATGACGGTGCTGCCGCTGGTGATGGTGACGGTGCCCATTGGCGTGGTGTGGACGTACGTGCGGCAGCCGGACCACTCCGACCTGCGCACCGTGGCGCTCTTCTACGACCCCACGCTGCCGCTGGGCGCGAGCGCGGCGCGCTTCCTCATCGACAAGTCGCTCACCGACTGGTTCGGCATGTTCCTGGTGATGCCCGTCTTCATCCCCATCCTCATCGCGTCCCAGAGCGTGGCGGGGGAGAAGGAGCGGCGCACGCTGGAGCCGCTGCTCGCGTCGCCCGTGTCCGCGGCGGAGCTGGTGGCCGGCAAGAGCCTGGCGGCGCTGGTGCCCGCGGTGATGATGACCTGGACCGCCTTCATCCTGTTCTGCGTGGGCGTGGACTGGGTGGCGTGGCCGCTGGTGGGCGCGCCGCTGATGCCCAATGCGCTGTGGGGCTTTGGCGTGTTCGTGCTCGCGCCGCTGTTCGCCTTCTTCGGCAACGGCGTCGCGGTGCTCATCTCCGCCCGGGTGAGCGAGGCGCGCATGGCGCAGCAGCTCTCCGCGCTGGTGGTGCTGCCGCTGGTGGGGCTGGTGGGCGGGCAGGTGGCGGGCGTGCTCAAGGCGGGCCTGGGCTACTACGCCATCCAGGGCGCGGTGGTGCTGGTGCTGGACCTCGTCCTGCTGGCGGCCAGCATCCGGCTGCTGGACCGGGAACGTCTGGTCAGCCGCTGGGGTTGAGTCACTGGCGGGTTGGAGAGTGGACTGCCAGGGGGCCGGGCGGACGGGCAGGCGCCCGTGAAGCTGTTATGTTCCGACGCAGGATGCCAGAGGGAAGCGCGGTGGCGTTTTCGCGCTGGCGGCCCCGCATTTAGGGGTTGGGGTTACGGAAGCTTTGAAGACCTGCCGCCCAGGCGGCCACGGAGGCGCTGAAACAGACATGGGGATCTTCGACAGCATCAAGGGCGAGGCGCAGCGGAACTTCATCGCCCGCGCGGACAGCGCGAAGGGTGAGATCGTCTACAAGTATCCGGAGAAGAACGTCCGGATGAAGACGCAGCTCACCGTGGACGCGGATGAGGTGGCGCTGTTCGTCAAGGACGGCAAGGTGGAGGGGAAGCTGGGGCCCGGCCGTCACACGCTGGACACCAACAACATCCCGTTCCTGTCGCGCCTGCTGGAGGGCTTCACCGGCGGCAACATGTTCATGGCGGAGATCTTCTTCGTCTCCAACCGCGAGCACACGGGCGTGAAGTTCGGCGGCCCCATCGGTGACGTGCGCGACCCGGAGACGGGCCTGGGCATCGGCACCATGGTGTACGGCGACTTCTCCATCCGCGTGACGGAGCCGGAGAAGCTCGTGGTGGGCCTCGTCGGCATGGGCCGCGCCTCCAACGAGGAGTTCCTGGGCTGGTTCAAGGGCCAGGTGCTCAAGGTGACGCGCGACCGCACCGCCGAGCTGCTGGTGAAGAAGAAGTGGCCGCTCCTGGACGTGACGAGCGGCGCCTACGTGGAGGAGATGGAGCAGGAGATCCTCGCCGGCCTCAAGCCGCACGTGGACACCTACGGCCTCACCATCGTCCGCATGGGCAACTTCGTCGTCAGCATCAAGCCCGAGGACGAAGTCACGCTGAAGAAGCTGTCCAAGGACGTGGCGTACTCGCGGCTGGCCGGTGGCTTCCAGCAGTACGCGCAGGGCCAGGCGATGCTCGGCGCGTCCGAGGGCATGGCCAAGGGCGGTGGCGGAAGTGACGGCGCCATGCAGGGCATGGGCATGGGCATGGGGTTCGGCATGGCGCAGATGTTCGCCAACCAGCAGCATCAGCAGCGCCCCGCGGAGCCCGCGCAGGCGGCCGCTCCGGCGGACACGCGCAGCCCGGCGCAGCGGCTCAAGGAGATCAAGGAGCTGAAGGACGCGGGCGTGCTCTCCGACGAGGAGTACAACGCCAAGCGCGCGGAGCTGATGAAGCTGCTGTAGTCGCCGCGCTCGGCTTGAAGTGACGTGAGGGCCCTGTCTCCCGAGTGTGGGAGGCGGGGCCTTCGCGCGTCTTCAGGGGGCGGGCGTGCCGGGCACGGCGAGGCGCAGGTGCTGGTGCAGCGTCTCCGCGCGCAGGTAGAGGAACTGCACGTCGCCGAAGGCCAGCGTGGCGCCGTCGTGGAGCATCACCTGGGCCTTGAAACCCAGCGGCGCGCCGTTGATGAAGGTGCCGTTCATGGACTGCGCGTCGCGCACGGAGAAGTCCCCGGCGCCCGCGTTCCAGCGCAGGGTGGCGTGGTGCTGGGAGACGGAGGGCTCCGGCACCACGAGGTCGCACGTGTCGGCGCGGCCCACGGTGAACTCCTCGCCGTCCTGGTTCGGCTGGAGGAAGTGCACCTCCAGGTTGTCGAAGTCGCGCAGCATCGCGAGCAGCCGCTCCCCCATGCGCGAGCGGTGCGCCATGCCCACTGTGCGCATGCCCACCATGGCCGGAATCACGGCCTTGAAGGCGGCCTCCACGGGCTGCTGGATGAGGGCCACGGAGCCGGACGCGGACCGGAAGGACTCCAGCGAGGCCCCCGCGAAGGGACGGAGCTGTTTCACGGACACCATGGCGTTGGACCCTATGTGCAACCAGCGTGGACGGGAAGGGCCCGAGAGGGCCCGGACAGTGGGCCTGGGACTAGGACGGCAGCGGCGTCGCCTGAGCGCGGGGCATCTGCTGCGGCCCCGAGGTGGGCGTCGTCGCGGGGGACGGGGGCGCGGACGGCGCGGGCGTGTCGTCCAGCCGGCGCAGGTCCAGCTTCATGGGCACCTGGAGCGTGGTGCCCAGGCGCAAGAGCAGCACGTCCGGCGCGAGGCCGTTCTCGCCAAGCGCCTGCGTCAGCTCGCGCGCGGAGGGCGCGGTGCCCCGGGCCCAGAGCTCCTTGAGGAACGCGCCCGCCTCCGGCGCGTGCCACCACGCCGGGCCGAAGCGCGCCTTCAGTTGCCCCTGGAGCTGCCCGGCCAGGAACCACGCCCGGAAGCTGTCGGCGGACTGGTAGAAGTCCTCCTGGTCCACGAGGTAGCGCTCCACGTCGTCCGCCGTCATCGGCATGGCGCCGGTGCGCGCCATCAGCGCGCGGTACAGCTCGCGCGGATCCACGTC is a genomic window of Corallococcus macrosporus containing:
- a CDS encoding glycosyltransferase family 39 protein; this encodes MASDGEKNSQGEPTFTQAILGEDTLTSSWGRRWLALSFSARVVLATAGFAALLFVPYLGAVGLWDPWETHYGEVGREMIQRSDYVYPFWENAWFFSKPPLTMWMQALGMNLVGALKGDGAMGLYTEWGMRMPFAILSITAVALLSLAVARVVSMRAGLATGFVLATMPLYFLLTRQTVTDTPFVTTFVCAMACALIGQLDDTTKHRAGWWYAFYVFAGLATLAKGLLGVGLPAVILVLYAAAAVIPWSRESLEAHLRWLTSGEVRAQVRAGTRAMPVLWAQMYRMKLGTGILVFAAVAVPWYLTLCLFDGVDDEGKLFWYRFFIHDHLNRLTAGVHTTTPGGSFTYFIEQGGFAIFPWVALVPGAFAVVSRLKLRSRDKADHLALIAVLWVAFAFYLLASSATKFHHYVFPVLPGLAILCALFVDRLWKDGISEHAVSLIFGLVLFILVGKDLAENPKDFTDLFVYNYDRPYPQDLVNRPIAFFSSRPLWMGDLVTLVLLAFGVYLAFDAFSSKAKQERPAAGRAIALGLLLTGGATLAAVATQGQVSAMGLWGVALLALAGFLVWQASRPEEAPGRTVLQAVGFGLALVGVALAVRGFRGPPASDAMFKALSGTINVKVGMGFAFGVAGVLAVVAALQRSRVLLFSTFWGLAAAFALWFNWGHWVDLSHHWTQRDLFWRYYNQRQAGEPIAAYMMNWRGETFYSRNTVEQFRASDSATRMRQFAARPGREWALVEHNRVNLLRSAVGADKTVTLVDRDINNKFVLVTIE
- a CDS encoding FHA domain-containing protein; this encodes MVSVKQLRPFAGASLESFRSASGSVALIQQPVEAAFKAVIPAMVGMRTVGMAHRSRMGERLLAMLRDFDNLEVHFLQPNQDGEEFTVGRADTCDLVVPEPSVSQHHATLRWNAGAGDFSVRDAQSMNGTFINGAPLGFKAQVMLHDGATLAFGDVQFLYLRAETLHQHLRLAVPGTPAP
- a CDS encoding rhomboid family intramembrane serine protease, producing MDALIRWGAKSGPLVTDVGQGWRLLSANLLHRDALHLGLNLLVFAGVGTAVERSCRWWEYVALLAVSGLATMTGSLWWSPAVSVGASGWVFGCVGALLVLGRRARSGPGARFRWFSGENALPTVLVFLWLGWTSVGVDNAGHLGGLLSGVLVGVLLRSRAWGAGLPRAVALVGFAGLGAAVVVAERSAWRVERDDGFGVAVSLPEGWRREEDGQGRRAFSNGLTGLGRATLTAEAIEAGEPGDGSAQARHFLDESLVPGRAGPEGRTVSVGAVEPASLGGRPAQRIRAELEGAGRRTHLVAWFVPRGEWVYRLVFTWPQAYPAYARVVERMTADVRFDEPASLRVARARALLVPGVAGPLRELGHSLRRWGLPADAVEPLASAVRLAPTQVDTRVELARAYFESGQVEEGCHAAAEARVYGPSDTGALEAGVRCALARGDTAGALLRLEEARRVDPRDARLRAAEGALKAALEPHGP
- a CDS encoding ABC transporter ATP-binding protein; this encodes MRLPLSAARVESPGEGGLRVRGLAKRFGERTAVEDLTFDVRPGEVFGLLGPNGAGKTTTVRMLTGLLKPSGGDAEVWGHSVTRDGESLRKVVGLLTEQPGLYDRLTARENLRFFMKLHELDESTAWPRAKHYLDRFGLGGREDDPCGGFSKGMRQKLAIVRTLVHDPRVIFLDEPTSGLDPESARTVRDAVAELASEGRTIVLCSHNLAEVERLCERVAVVRRRLLALGPVRELRRAGQALDVRVEGDAEAFRPALAALPFTPNVLVEGGRLRVMVADEAQAPDVVACLVGAGARVHSVVPAQRPLEEVYLDLLREEET
- a CDS encoding ABC transporter permease subunit — translated: MAFRPRRALAVFWKDSLDLRKNVGLLLSMTVLPLVMVTVPIGVVWTYVRQPDHSDLRTVALFYDPTLPLGASAARFLIDKSLTDWFGMFLVMPVFIPILIASQSVAGEKERRTLEPLLASPVSAAELVAGKSLAALVPAVMMTWTAFILFCVGVDWVAWPLVGAPLMPNALWGFGVFVLAPLFAFFGNGVAVLISARVSEARMAQQLSALVVLPLVGLVGGQVAGVLKAGLGYYAIQGAVVLVLDLVLLAASIRLLDRERLVSRWG
- a CDS encoding SPFH domain-containing protein encodes the protein MGIFDSIKGEAQRNFIARADSAKGEIVYKYPEKNVRMKTQLTVDADEVALFVKDGKVEGKLGPGRHTLDTNNIPFLSRLLEGFTGGNMFMAEIFFVSNREHTGVKFGGPIGDVRDPETGLGIGTMVYGDFSIRVTEPEKLVVGLVGMGRASNEEFLGWFKGQVLKVTRDRTAELLVKKKWPLLDVTSGAYVEEMEQEILAGLKPHVDTYGLTIVRMGNFVVSIKPEDEVTLKKLSKDVAYSRLAGGFQQYAQGQAMLGASEGMAKGGGGSDGAMQGMGMGMGFGMAQMFANQQHQQRPAEPAQAAAPADTRSPAQRLKEIKELKDAGVLSDEEYNAKRAELMKLL